The window TACTAAAAACTCCGGAATATCATACTATAATAACGACTATGTTACTAGCATAATAACAATATTTATGATTATCTTTTCACTTAATCTAAATTTGATATATATAATTATAGTAAAAAAATATTTTAAAGCCTTAAAAAATGAAGAACTAAAATTATTTTTAATAATTATTTTACTAGCTACGATAGCCATATTCATTAATATATACTATACTGCAAATCTGCCTAATGAAAGACTACTAGATGTTTTATTTACAGTAAGTTCTATAATTTCAACCACAGGTTTTACTTATTTAGACTTTAGTAACTGGACAATGTTTTCACAAATAATTATTTTATTTTTAATGATTTGTGGTGGTGCTGGTGGTACTGCAGGTGGACTTAAAATTCCAAGAATAATGTTTATGATAAAAAATACAAAGAATTACATAAAAAAATGTATTAATCCAAACAAAGTAATTTCATTAAAAATTGATAATAAAGTTATTAATGATACAAGTGAAATTTCAAATTATATTGTACTGTACATAATTGTATTTTCTATATTTTCTATTTTATTATCTTTTCAACTAAATGATTTTGAAGAAGTTTTTTCAGCTATCTTAACTACCTTAAATAATGTTGGACCTGGATTTAATAAATTTGGACCAATGGAAAATTTTTCTAGCATTCCATATTTTTCAAAGATAATATTATCTATGTCTATGTTACTAGGACGGTTAGAAATTATTCCATTTATAGTTTTACTATCTTCACAAACTTGGAGAAAAAAAAGAGCAAAACAAAAAAGAGTTTAAAGGTTAAACTCTTTTTTGTTTTTATATAATATTTTTTGTATTATAAATTTTTTAGAAATATTTATATTACTTTTGGGATAAGTCTACTTTATCAAGCGGTATTAATTTTGTTTTATATTTTATTTTATGATATATGTAGAAGAATAAAAATACAGGAACTCCCATATATGTTGTAAGAATTGAACCCCAATCAACGATACCTTGAGTTATTAATTGTGTATCTTGACCAATAATAACAACGATACATAATATTAGTGCTAAAATAGGACCAACGGGAAACCACTTAGCCCTGTATTTTAAACCTGCTAATTGTTTACCTTGTTTTATGTAAGCTCTTCTAAATCTATAATGACTTATGGCTATACCCAACCAAGCTATAAATCCAGTAAGACCACTAGCCGCAACAATATAAACATAAGCATTTGCACTTGTTAATTGAATTAAGAAAACTAAAACAACAACTATTGTTGTTCCTAGCAATGAATTAATCGGTGTTCCTTGTTTATTTAATTTTGAAAAAATATCAAAGGCTTGTTTTTCTTTACTCATAGCATAAAGCATACGAGTAGAAGCATACATGCCAGAATTTCCTGCAGATAATATAGAAGTTAAAATTACTGCATTCATTACACTAGCTGCAAAAGCAAAACCTGCATTTTTAAAAACAATAGTGAAAGGAGATTTTGCTATTTCTTCGCTACTAGCTGCTCCTAATAAGTCTTCAGAAGTATAAGGAATTAATAAGCCTATAACTAATATTGCTAAAACATAAAAAATTAATATTCTCCAGAATACTTGTTTTACTGCTTTAGGAATAGTTTTTTCTGGATTTTCACTTTCTCCTGCAGTAACACCTATTAATTCTGTTCCTTGGAAAGAATACCCTGCTATTAAGAATACTCCTAAGGCCGCTAACATTTTACTAGAAGTTGATGTATCAGTCCCAACAAAAGGCGCTTCTCCTAATGTAAAGTTAGAAAAACCAACATAGCCTCCTCCCATAATTCCAAAAATTGTAAGACAACCAATAATTAAAAATATAATAACAGTAATTACTTTAATAAGGGCAAACCAATATTCACTCTCTCCATAAACTTTTACACTTAAAGAATTTAGTATAATGATAATTAATAAAAATATAATACTCCATATCCAGCTTGGTAAAATTCTCATAGGTTCCCAATAACTAACAGCTAGGGAAGATAGTTCTATATCAGCGGCAACCGTAATAACCCAGTTAAACCAATAATTCCAACCTAGTGCAAAACCTAAAGACGGGTCAACATAACGAGTTGCGTAAGTACTAAATGAACCAGTAGTTGGTAAATATGTTGCCATCTCTCCTAGAGATGTCATTAAAAAATAAACCATTAGACCTATACACAGGTAGGATAATAAAGCTCCACCAGGTCCAGCACTGCTGATGGCTTGTCCACTAGTCATGAATAAACCACTTCCTATACAACCACCTATGGCTATCATGGTAATATGTCTTGATTTAAGACTTCTTTTAATATTTGATTCGTTTTTTGTCATAAAGACCTCCTAAAAAATAAAATGCACAACCAAATAGCTAGAGTTGTGCATAAAAACACCCCTCTAAAAGTCAGTAGCTCAACATAGCTTTAGCTATGACAGTTCTATACCTATTAAGTATAGCCCCAACAATATCTGCGTAGTAACAAATATCATTTCGGCGAAAATTCCTTTCGGCACACCTAAACAAGTTCTACACTCTACTTATGCCTACTAATAAAGTTCGCGACCTCCACCTCACCTTTAGTGAGGTGTTATTTAATTGTTGCTTATATTATAATTTTAAATATAATACTTGTCAAGTTATTTATTATTTATTTTTTCTCCAATAACTCACTATTCCACTAAAAGTAATTAGTATAATAAAGAAGATAAATAAATAATTTTTTAGAGAAAAATATTTTTCTGTCTTATTGCTGATTATCTCTAATTTTTTCTCTATATTATTTAATTTTTTTGGATTTTCATTATAGAATTTTAATTCATCCTGTTTATCCTTGTCTACCTTAGATCCAACAAGTGATAAATAATATAAATATTTTAAGTCTACCAAAGAACTAATATCACTAACCTGAGTATTGTTAATTGACAAACTTGCCAAATTCTCTACTGATTTTAAATTTGAAATATCTCTTAATTCTAAATTATCATTTAAAACAATTCTTTGTAATTTTAATTTATTATCTAATGATGAAATATCTTTTATATTATTTTTCTCAGCAGTAAATTCTTCAAGATTTGCTAAATTTTTTAAAGCTGAAATATCTGTAATATTATTTTTATCAAGATAAAGAATTTTTAAATTAGATAAATTTTTTAGGGGAGATAAATCTTTTATTTGATTATCTTCTGCATACAAAACTTCTAATTGATTGGCATTATCTAAAAAAGAAATATTATCCAAACCCATTTTAGAAATTTTTAAAACTCTTAATGATGACAAATTAACATCCTTAGTTAATTCATTTTTTAAAATACCATTAGATGATATGTCTAATTCTTCTAAAGAAACGTTAGGGATAAAATCTAAATTTGATATAGTATTTCTACTGATAGCAAGCTTTTTTAATTGTAATAAATTTGCTAACTTATCAGCAACCTTAATTTTATTATTATTCAAATTTAAATCTTTTAAGTATTTTAAATTTGATATTGGTGTAATGTCTTCAATAAAATTATTTGATAAATTT of the Gemella sp. zg-570 genome contains:
- a CDS encoding TrkH family potassium uptake protein, whose product is MNYRIISFVLAKVLKILSIFLLFPTLCSVIYKENFNITLSFIYTIIITILISYIFLFLANQKQMKKNFYTKEGLVIVAITWIIYSLLGSLPFIFSNSITNFIDAFFETVSGFTTTGSSIINDIEILPKSILFWRSMTHFIGGMGVIVFALAVLPHSPHNIHIMKAEVAGPMFGKVVSSIKNTAIYLYSIYIGLSIIMFILLMFSGIGIFESINLTFSTAGTGGFSTKNSGISYYNNDYVTSIITIFMIIFSLNLNLIYIIIVKKYFKALKNEELKLFLIIILLATIAIFINIYYTANLPNERLLDVLFTVSSIISTTGFTYLDFSNWTMFSQIIILFLMICGGAGGTAGGLKIPRIMFMIKNTKNYIKKCINPNKVISLKIDNKVINDTSEISNYIVLYIIVFSIFSILLSFQLNDFEEVFSAILTTLNNVGPGFNKFGPMENFSSIPYFSKIILSMSMLLGRLEIIPFIVLLSSQTWRKKRAKQKRV
- a CDS encoding amino acid permease, with the protein product MTKNESNIKRSLKSRHITMIAIGGCIGSGLFMTSGQAISSAGPGGALLSYLCIGLMVYFLMTSLGEMATYLPTTGSFSTYATRYVDPSLGFALGWNYWFNWVITVAADIELSSLAVSYWEPMRILPSWIWSIIFLLIIIILNSLSVKVYGESEYWFALIKVITVIIFLIIGCLTIFGIMGGGYVGFSNFTLGEAPFVGTDTSTSSKMLAALGVFLIAGYSFQGTELIGVTAGESENPEKTIPKAVKQVFWRILIFYVLAILVIGLLIPYTSEDLLGAASSEEIAKSPFTIVFKNAGFAFAASVMNAVILTSILSAGNSGMYASTRMLYAMSKEKQAFDIFSKLNKQGTPINSLLGTTIVVVLVFLIQLTSANAYVYIVAASGLTGFIAWLGIAISHYRFRRAYIKQGKQLAGLKYRAKWFPVGPILALILCIVVIIGQDTQLITQGIVDWGSILTTYMGVPVFLFFYIYHKIKYKTKLIPLDKVDLSQK
- a CDS encoding leucine-rich repeat domain-containing protein gives rise to the protein MSKIKKIILASTIAFILLIPNNSYALGNYIPFPNANQEDKTEEVIFRDLNLKEALLEHYKFHIDKNYRGNILTKKMMTEFTSLTLSWANIFSLEGLEYAINLTSLNLSNNFIEDITPISNLKYLKDLNLNNNKIKVADKLANLLQLKKLAISRNTISNLDFIPNVSLEELDISSNGILKNELTKDVNLSSLRVLKISKMGLDNISFLDNANQLEVLYAEDNQIKDLSPLKNLSNLKILYLDKNNITDISALKNLANLEEFTAEKNNIKDISSLDNKLKLQRIVLNDNLELRDISNLKSVENLASLSINNTQVSDISSLVDLKYLYYLSLVGSKVDKDKQDELKFYNENPKKLNNIEKKLEIISNKTEKYFSLKNYLFIFFIILITFSGIVSYWRKNK